A DNA window from Paramormyrops kingsleyae isolate MSU_618 chromosome 10, PKINGS_0.4, whole genome shotgun sequence contains the following coding sequences:
- the LOC111855161 gene encoding hepatitis A virus cellular receptor 1 homolog isoform X3, with protein sequence MSQQSGCSAALELVVGYAGDQVTLHCKYSVETHGVASACWGRGSVPLFKCRDTIVSTDGAKVTFRTSARYQLRNGMEGGDVSLTIVNITEQDSGNYGCRVEIPGLFNDEKYNFHLLVSDARRWHLHRKHDTDYGNNSHFSINPLHYYRFKVFQEMPVQQIHTGRCSAHCVTQITTDPRLGQQLWKATKTETNK encoded by the exons ATGTCACAGCAGTCTG GGTGCAGTGCTGCATTGGAGTTGGTGGTGGGCTACGCTGGGGACCAAGTAACGCTGCACTGCAAGTACAGCGTTGAAACGCACGGTGTTGCCAGCGCGTGCTGGGGACGGGGCTCGGTGCCGCTGTTTAAATGCCGGGACACCATCGTCTCCACCGATGGAGCTAAAGTGACTTTTAGGACATCGGCGAGGTATCAGTTACGGAACGGAATGGAGGGAGGCGATGTCTCCCTCACCATCGTCAACATCACAGAGCAAGACTCGGGGAATTATGGATGCCGCGTGGAAATACCTGGGCTATTCAACGACGAAAAATACAACTTCCATTTGCTGGTCAGCGATG CAAGGAGGTGGCATCTTCACAGGAAACATGATACGGATTATGGCAATAATAGTCATTTCAGCATTAATCCTCTGCATTATTACAG GTTCAAAGTTTTCCAAGAGATGCCAGTTCAGCAGATACACACCGGAAGATGCAGTGCCCACTGTGTGACGCAAATAACCACCGATCCCCGGCTAGGACAGCAGTTATGGAAGGCGACCaagactgaaacaaataaatga
- the LOC111855161 gene encoding T-cell immunoglobulin and mucin domain-containing protein 4-like isoform X1, whose amino-acid sequence MDGSLVRDYSPSMALLLAKMHALFLLHYCFTFSLGVGCSAALELVVGYAGDQVTLHCKYSVETHGVASACWGRGSVPLFKCRDTIVSTDGAKVTFRTSARYQLRNGMEGGDVSLTIVNITEQDSGNYGCRVEIPGLFNDEKYNFHLLVSDARRWHLHRKHDTDYGNNSHFSINPLHYYRFKVFQEMPVQQIHTGRCSAHCVTQITTDPRLGQQLWKATKTETNK is encoded by the exons atggatgg CAGTCTGGTAAGGGATTATTCACCATCGATGGCTTTGCTTCTAGCCAAAATGCATGCTTTATTCCTACTGCATTACTGCTTCACCTTTAGTCTAGGGGTCG GGTGCAGTGCTGCATTGGAGTTGGTGGTGGGCTACGCTGGGGACCAAGTAACGCTGCACTGCAAGTACAGCGTTGAAACGCACGGTGTTGCCAGCGCGTGCTGGGGACGGGGCTCGGTGCCGCTGTTTAAATGCCGGGACACCATCGTCTCCACCGATGGAGCTAAAGTGACTTTTAGGACATCGGCGAGGTATCAGTTACGGAACGGAATGGAGGGAGGCGATGTCTCCCTCACCATCGTCAACATCACAGAGCAAGACTCGGGGAATTATGGATGCCGCGTGGAAATACCTGGGCTATTCAACGACGAAAAATACAACTTCCATTTGCTGGTCAGCGATG CAAGGAGGTGGCATCTTCACAGGAAACATGATACGGATTATGGCAATAATAGTCATTTCAGCATTAATCCTCTGCATTATTACAG GTTCAAAGTTTTCCAAGAGATGCCAGTTCAGCAGATACACACCGGAAGATGCAGTGCCCACTGTGTGACGCAAATAACCACCGATCCCCGGCTAGGACAGCAGTTATGGAAGGCGACCaagactgaaacaaataaatga
- the LOC111855161 gene encoding T-cell immunoglobulin and mucin domain-containing protein 4-like isoform X2, whose product MDGSLVRDYSPSMALLLAKMHALFLLHYCFTFSLGVGCSAALELVVGYAGDQVTLHCKYSVETHGVASACWGRGSVPLFKCRDTIVSTDGAKVTFRTSARYQLRNGMEGGDVSLTIVNITEQDSGNYGCRVEIPGLFNDEKYNFHLLVSDGNRETAAVTTEGIIVVPARVQTEQGGGIFTGNMIRIMAIIVISALILCIITGSKFSKRCQFSRYTPEDAVPTV is encoded by the exons atggatgg CAGTCTGGTAAGGGATTATTCACCATCGATGGCTTTGCTTCTAGCCAAAATGCATGCTTTATTCCTACTGCATTACTGCTTCACCTTTAGTCTAGGGGTCG GGTGCAGTGCTGCATTGGAGTTGGTGGTGGGCTACGCTGGGGACCAAGTAACGCTGCACTGCAAGTACAGCGTTGAAACGCACGGTGTTGCCAGCGCGTGCTGGGGACGGGGCTCGGTGCCGCTGTTTAAATGCCGGGACACCATCGTCTCCACCGATGGAGCTAAAGTGACTTTTAGGACATCGGCGAGGTATCAGTTACGGAACGGAATGGAGGGAGGCGATGTCTCCCTCACCATCGTCAACATCACAGAGCAAGACTCGGGGAATTATGGATGCCGCGTGGAAATACCTGGGCTATTCAACGACGAAAAATACAACTTCCATTTGCTGGTCAGCGATG GGAACAGGGAAACTGCAGCTGTCACTACAGAGGGAATCATTGTAGTGCCTGCTAGAGTCCAGACTGAG CAAGGAGGTGGCATCTTCACAGGAAACATGATACGGATTATGGCAATAATAGTCATTTCAGCATTAATCCTCTGCATTATTACAG GTTCAAAGTTTTCCAAGAGATGCCAGTTCAGCAGATACACACCGGAAGATGCAGTGCCCACTGTGTGA